In Propionimicrobium sp. PCR01-08-3, one DNA window encodes the following:
- a CDS encoding helix-turn-helix domain-containing protein produces MTRTLTEQLDRRPIDEQVVEQIAEHMRKRVRAARLRELRDEQHITQKELANQLNVSQNRVSQIEIGEVDKAQVDTLRRYVEALGGTLTLEASFGDTRYLIG; encoded by the coding sequence ATGACACGTACTCTGACCGAACAACTCGATCGCCGTCCCATTGACGAACAAGTCGTTGAGCAGATCGCTGAGCACATGCGCAAGCGGGTGCGGGCTGCACGGCTCCGTGAGCTTCGCGACGAACAACACATCACTCAAAAAGAGCTCGCGAATCAGCTGAATGTTTCGCAGAACCGTGTTTCTCAGATCGAAATCGGAGAAGTTGATAAGGCACAGGTCGACACCTTGCGCCGCTATGTCGAAGCTCTCGGGGGAACCCTCACTCTAGAAGCCTCGTTCGGCGATACCCGCTATCTCATTGGTTGA
- a CDS encoding ABC transporter ATP-binding protein — translation MTDVIRLENVSKSFGAVKALDGLDLDVAEGEVHGFLGPNGAGKTTTIRILLGLYRPSSGHAQLFGAHPWRHPADLHRRLAYVPGEVNLWPALTGGEAIDLLIRLRGGSVRRSARERLIEEFDFDPTKRIRSYSKGNRQKVVLIAAFAHQAELYILDEPTSGLDPLMAQRFQSEVMRVTGEGSSVLLSSHILAEVEQVADRLSIIRRGRRVETGTLDEVGHLAHTEYVITDPLQPDKLAQLREIADDVRDDAGTIRFTVEPGRTAEVLRLLADAEVTGFTAQRSSLEQAFLRHYGDDAAGQATTAGTLP, via the coding sequence ATGACAGATGTGATCCGGCTTGAGAACGTCAGCAAGTCGTTCGGGGCGGTGAAAGCACTCGATGGACTGGATCTCGACGTCGCCGAGGGCGAGGTCCACGGGTTCCTGGGGCCGAACGGTGCGGGGAAGACCACGACGATCCGGATTCTGCTGGGCTTGTATCGCCCGAGTAGTGGTCATGCGCAACTATTCGGCGCCCATCCGTGGCGGCATCCTGCCGACCTGCACCGTCGACTTGCGTATGTTCCCGGTGAGGTGAACCTCTGGCCCGCGCTCACGGGCGGTGAGGCCATAGACCTCTTGATCCGGTTAAGAGGAGGATCAGTCCGCCGTTCCGCGCGGGAGCGGCTGATCGAAGAATTCGACTTCGATCCCACCAAGCGCATCCGCAGCTACTCCAAAGGCAATCGTCAAAAGGTGGTTCTGATAGCTGCGTTCGCCCACCAGGCGGAGCTATATATCTTGGACGAGCCGACCTCTGGTCTTGACCCTCTGATGGCCCAGCGGTTCCAATCCGAGGTCATGCGAGTGACGGGCGAAGGCTCCTCCGTGTTGCTCTCCAGCCATATTCTCGCCGAAGTCGAACAGGTGGCCGATCGGCTCTCGATCATCCGCCGCGGCCGGCGGGTCGAGACCGGCACCCTGGACGAGGTCGGCCACCTCGCACACACCGAATACGTGATCACCGACCCGCTGCAGCCCGATAAGCTCGCGCAGCTCAGGGAAATTGCGGATGACGTCCGAGATGATGCCGGGACGATTCGATTCACCGTCGAACCCGGCCGAACCGCTGAAGTGCTGCGGCTATTGGCCGATGCCGAGGTAACCGGATTCACGGCGCAACGCTCCTCGCTGGAGCAGGCATTCCTGCGCCATTACGGCGACGATGCGGCCGGGCAAGCCACGACCGCCGGGACCTTGCCGTGA
- a CDS encoding type II toxin-antitoxin system VapC family toxin, which translates to MIGLDTNIVVRFLTQDDAAQAQRATAVFERLTEIRPGFIATVVWAEVYWVLTRAYGFARLDVVAQLSELSMADEIRAEDPSSVASAIAAAGKGADFPDALIASVAARAGCDEVVTFDRRASAKLGWRLLT; encoded by the coding sequence GTGATAGGGCTTGACACCAATATCGTCGTGCGCTTTCTCACCCAAGATGATGCCGCCCAGGCTCAACGTGCGACGGCTGTTTTCGAACGGCTAACCGAAATCAGACCGGGATTCATTGCGACAGTTGTCTGGGCCGAGGTCTATTGGGTGCTGACCCGTGCCTATGGTTTTGCGAGGTTGGACGTCGTGGCTCAGCTGTCTGAGCTGTCCATGGCTGATGAGATCCGTGCTGAAGATCCGTCGTCCGTTGCATCGGCGATTGCGGCTGCCGGAAAGGGCGCGGACTTTCCGGACGCGTTGATCGCGTCCGTTGCCGCACGGGCCGGATGCGATGAGGTCGTGACCTTCGATCGCCGAGCATCGGCGAAGCTCGGCTGGCGATTGCTCACATAG
- a CDS encoding ABC transporter ATP-binding protein: protein MDTVIEAHNLSKTFRVRSSSPVHAVAGIDLAVGEGELVAFLGPNGAGKTTTIDMILGLTQPTSGTLAVCGMAPRQAIIHSHVSAVLQTGGLLRDITVQETVEVIAAQYPSHLEVDDVMQRAGITDLAKRRVSKCSGGEQQRLRFALALLPDPDLLILDEPTAGMDVNARHTFWDAMRTESHRTVLFATHYLEEAQSFADRIVLMNRGEIIADGTTQQIRALTNVRTVTFVHDDPASVKPRLAAHPGVTRVVTNTRAITAETSDSDALLADVLAWGGHDIEVTAPSLEAAFMALTQSDSDAHSRQRPAPDAGTASDLDAHPGQGPMPGAGPASDFTPGDSRTSGDHGAPAPAAGTSPARGTEEA from the coding sequence ATGGACACCGTCATCGAGGCGCACAACCTCTCGAAAACGTTCCGCGTCCGCTCGTCTTCTCCGGTGCACGCGGTGGCGGGCATCGACCTGGCCGTCGGTGAGGGTGAGCTCGTCGCCTTCCTCGGCCCGAACGGTGCGGGCAAGACCACGACCATCGACATGATCCTCGGTTTGACCCAGCCGACCTCGGGGACGCTCGCGGTTTGCGGGATGGCGCCCCGGCAGGCAATCATTCACAGCCACGTCTCCGCCGTGCTGCAAACTGGCGGGCTGTTGCGGGACATCACCGTGCAAGAGACGGTCGAGGTGATCGCCGCGCAGTATCCCAGCCACCTCGAAGTCGACGATGTGATGCAGCGCGCCGGCATCACCGACCTGGCCAAACGCCGAGTCTCCAAATGCTCGGGCGGCGAACAGCAGCGGCTGCGTTTCGCCCTGGCCCTGCTGCCCGACCCCGACCTGCTCATCCTCGACGAACCCACCGCCGGTATGGACGTCAATGCCCGGCACACGTTCTGGGACGCGATGCGCACCGAATCTCACCGGACGGTGCTCTTCGCGACGCACTATCTCGAGGAGGCGCAGTCCTTCGCCGACCGGATCGTGCTGATGAACCGCGGCGAGATCATCGCCGACGGCACCACCCAGCAGATCCGCGCGCTCACCAACGTCCGAACGGTGACGTTCGTCCACGACGACCCAGCGTCCGTGAAACCGAGACTGGCTGCCCACCCGGGCGTGACACGAGTCGTCACCAACACTCGCGCCATCACGGCGGAAACCAGCGATTCGGACGCCCTGCTCGCCGACGTGCTCGCCTGGGGCGGGCACGACATCGAGGTGACCGCGCCCAGCCTGGAAGCGGCGTTCATGGCACTCACCCAATCCGATTCCGACGCTCACTCACGGCAACGACCCGCGCCAGATGCGGGAACCGCGTCCGATTTAGACGCTCACCCAGGACAGGGGCCGATGCCAGGTGCCGGGCCTGCGTCCGATTTCACCCCGGGAGACAGCCGCACGAGCGGCGACCACGGCGCACCCGCACCAGCCGCCGGAACCTCACCCGCACGCGGCACCGAGGAGGCCTGA
- a CDS encoding toxin-antitoxin system antitoxin subunit, whose protein sequence is MSTLIIRQVKDQTYERLQARAAKHGRSVEAEVRAILDAAVDTPQDNFLLALHEAMRTAGEVGLPLVGRTDMPREVDLP, encoded by the coding sequence GTGAGCACACTAATCATCCGGCAGGTGAAGGATCAGACGTACGAGCGGCTACAGGCCCGCGCCGCCAAACATGGACGATCGGTGGAGGCTGAAGTCCGCGCCATCTTGGACGCGGCCGTGGACACACCTCAAGACAACTTTTTGTTGGCCCTCCATGAGGCGATGCGCACCGCGGGCGAGGTCGGTCTTCCGCTCGTCGGCCGCACCGACATGCCACGGGAGGTGGACCTGCCGTGA
- a CDS encoding ABC transporter permease: protein MGTYFALELKRALRDPSALMFTIGIPAFMYYIFGVSMEWGTYDIGNGNVSMYVMINMAAYGAVTATTSVGGLAAVERMQGWGRQLGLTPMPDSRFVITKALVGTAVAALPIALIYLIGYFSDAQAIGWVWPASAGLVLLGAMLFSLYGLMVGFLFRSENAVGIASGMVVIFGFLGNVFMPLSGAMLTFSKFTPLYGLAALARRPLTEGNDLDQSTGELIVQPLWQILANVGAWLLIFGVAAILLVRRSRERQ from the coding sequence ATGGGAACCTACTTCGCATTGGAACTCAAGCGGGCGCTGCGCGACCCGTCCGCGCTGATGTTCACCATCGGCATCCCGGCCTTCATGTATTACATCTTCGGCGTCTCGATGGAGTGGGGCACCTACGACATCGGCAATGGCAACGTGTCGATGTACGTGATGATCAACATGGCCGCCTACGGTGCGGTGACCGCCACCACTTCGGTGGGCGGGCTGGCCGCGGTCGAGCGGATGCAGGGCTGGGGACGCCAACTCGGGCTCACCCCGATGCCCGACAGCCGGTTCGTGATCACCAAGGCACTGGTCGGCACCGCGGTCGCCGCCCTGCCGATCGCGCTGATCTACCTCATCGGCTACTTCTCCGACGCGCAAGCGATCGGATGGGTGTGGCCGGCCAGCGCAGGCCTGGTGCTGCTCGGCGCCATGCTGTTCTCGCTGTACGGCCTGATGGTCGGATTCCTGTTCCGTTCCGAGAACGCCGTCGGGATCGCCTCCGGCATGGTGGTGATCTTCGGATTCCTCGGCAACGTGTTCATGCCGCTGAGCGGGGCGATGCTGACCTTCTCCAAGTTCACGCCGCTGTACGGCCTGGCCGCGCTCGCCCGGCGTCCGCTCACCGAGGGCAACGACCTCGATCAGAGCACCGGCGAACTCATCGTCCAGCCGCTGTGGCAGATTCTCGCGAACGTCGGAGCCTGGCTGCTGATCTTCGGTGTCGCCGCGATTCTGCTGGTGCGCAGGTCACGCGAGCGGCAGTGA
- a CDS encoding DEAD/DEAH box helicase, whose amino-acid sequence MKRPDGPPGLATPSTWGLGLAYAREGRVNVMHHDRVHHGITARCKGSHNRNYTVHVSYSLALDGELDSLNGSCSCPVAYNCKHCVAVVCAELGLAGPHRGRPPFSGHPGGRTQELLTRQQSAVSELNPDDAGSAANVLEIPQWRRTLDRIFVPVADQQRSDRQPLGLLFTFRPDTAPGEQSPEQSRYASTAFGRRLTELGHSYPGRPGFVHVVPLRAGKRQQWVRSGISWMRLRTGDAHDADPGQLDALNELRRLYTDVESYIGTQDVMALERINHPALWSVLREVQDAGIALVEEGSHRPVTLEPDPAQAEIEIHQDDAGDLNVQATMRHPSLGENASSTKLGDPPHGLAWRDDAGVHLAKFEQPADRSWKQLAAEGDKINIPAGDYEDFVQTVLPRISRVGWASPDKSFNPPPPPAPRLHLELGVASVEAGNSKAGNLKPKAHLHWGWHYRDEQGRGRGPLPLQGALRDPMRDTDEEGRIAGAVASELSDIPAALARGISPHGRPGYVGGLGKQTPTPGRAEFAIPADGVVLNTDTPAGSATTGPSDTLPPGLRQDADLVGFDVVKLVDDVLPRLEELGVVIETAELPDFQETTGARIQIGLSNEPSTNDWLDLNIAVVVSGHELPISTLITSLTTGDEALFLPDGNYLKLDDPDLDRLKELLKEASELGDQRRDGVRVPKVRLSWWEELLSLGIVQTQANAWFQAVRRSIDNPPAPAELPAGLDARLRPYQLEGFRWLAHLRRSGLGGVLADDMGLGKTVQALAMILDEREHPSLPEADDDRIPDEKVVDLAAYRAKGKSGGPGHETQADGHAGLSENPSASDDPLASSGTTVPAALRGSQVQTDVPVTSGSDESPAIESARAAASPNSPGSQPGDPRVSTEHGAIGWADEPHLAPWLVVAPTSVVPNWASEARKFAPDLDVVMIEATQTRRGVPLSEIAAEADVVITSYALLRLEADDYAAERWAGMIADEAQNAKNHASKVFAAVKGVGAPVTYAVTGTPMENNLNELWAMFTLTAPGLLGSPKQFRESFQRPIEKQADEARELMSVLRRRIAPFLLRRTKSQVALDLPPKQEQVISVELTPAHRRIYDRQLQRERQRVLQLTDDIEHNQIEVLAALTRLRQLAIDPSLVDQGDKESKAPSSKLDALVPLLQEAAGEGHRVLVFSQFTRYLRKIAARLDHEKLAYSYLDGTTPHRRQVIDGFTSGDDPVFLISLKAGGAGINLTQADYAILADPWWNPAVENQAVDRTHRIGQTKPVHVYRMVSKDTIEEKVVALQDAKRELISGVLGSDDDFEATRGRERGNRLTAEDVRLLLE is encoded by the coding sequence GTGAAACGACCCGACGGACCACCTGGCCTTGCGACCCCCAGTACCTGGGGTCTCGGGCTTGCGTATGCCCGCGAAGGTCGCGTGAACGTCATGCACCATGACCGCGTCCACCATGGCATCACTGCGCGTTGCAAAGGCTCCCACAACCGCAACTACACCGTCCACGTCTCGTATTCGCTGGCTTTGGATGGCGAATTGGATTCGCTGAACGGTTCGTGCAGTTGCCCGGTCGCCTATAACTGCAAGCACTGCGTGGCAGTGGTCTGCGCCGAGCTCGGCCTTGCCGGCCCACATCGCGGCAGGCCACCATTTTCCGGTCACCCGGGTGGGCGGACGCAAGAGTTGCTGACCAGGCAGCAATCGGCCGTCTCCGAATTGAATCCGGACGACGCGGGTTCCGCTGCCAACGTCCTTGAGATACCGCAGTGGCGCAGGACTTTGGACCGTATCTTCGTGCCTGTTGCAGATCAGCAGCGCTCCGATCGTCAGCCGCTCGGGCTGTTGTTCACCTTCCGGCCCGACACGGCCCCCGGCGAGCAATCGCCGGAGCAGTCGCGGTATGCGTCGACTGCTTTTGGACGCAGGCTGACCGAGCTCGGCCACAGCTATCCCGGCAGGCCTGGGTTCGTCCACGTGGTGCCGCTGCGCGCCGGCAAGCGGCAACAGTGGGTGCGCTCCGGAATTTCCTGGATGCGGTTGCGCACCGGTGACGCACATGATGCCGATCCGGGGCAGCTCGATGCGCTCAATGAGTTGCGCCGGCTGTATACCGATGTCGAGTCGTACATCGGAACACAAGACGTCATGGCGCTCGAGCGGATCAATCATCCGGCCTTGTGGAGCGTCCTTCGCGAGGTTCAGGACGCCGGAATCGCGCTGGTCGAGGAGGGCTCGCACCGGCCGGTCACGCTCGAACCCGATCCGGCTCAGGCCGAGATCGAGATCCATCAGGACGATGCGGGCGATCTCAATGTGCAGGCCACCATGCGACACCCGAGCCTCGGCGAGAATGCTTCGTCCACCAAGCTCGGCGATCCGCCGCATGGCCTGGCCTGGCGCGACGACGCGGGCGTCCATTTGGCAAAGTTCGAGCAGCCGGCCGACCGGTCCTGGAAACAACTGGCCGCCGAGGGCGACAAGATCAACATTCCGGCCGGTGATTACGAGGACTTCGTTCAGACCGTGTTGCCGCGCATCTCGCGGGTGGGCTGGGCCTCGCCGGACAAGAGCTTCAATCCGCCGCCACCACCGGCCCCGCGGCTGCATCTCGAGTTGGGTGTTGCTTCGGTCGAGGCCGGCAATTCCAAGGCGGGCAACCTCAAGCCGAAAGCACACCTGCATTGGGGTTGGCATTACCGCGACGAGCAGGGACGCGGCAGAGGTCCGCTGCCATTGCAGGGCGCTCTGCGTGACCCGATGCGCGATACCGATGAGGAGGGACGCATTGCCGGCGCGGTTGCGTCCGAACTCAGCGATATCCCGGCGGCGCTGGCCCGCGGCATCAGCCCGCACGGCCGTCCTGGCTACGTCGGCGGCCTCGGCAAACAGACGCCGACGCCAGGCCGGGCCGAATTCGCCATCCCCGCCGATGGTGTCGTGCTCAACACTGATACGCCCGCTGGCAGTGCTACCACCGGGCCGAGCGACACTCTGCCGCCGGGGCTGCGCCAGGACGCCGATCTCGTCGGCTTCGACGTGGTTAAGTTGGTCGACGATGTGCTTCCGCGCCTCGAAGAACTAGGAGTGGTCATCGAGACCGCCGAGCTTCCCGATTTCCAGGAGACCACCGGAGCCAGAATCCAGATCGGGCTGAGTAATGAACCCAGTACCAATGACTGGCTCGACCTGAACATCGCTGTCGTCGTCAGCGGCCACGAGCTGCCCATCTCAACCCTGATCACCTCGCTCACTACGGGTGATGAGGCGCTGTTTCTGCCCGACGGCAACTATCTCAAGCTGGACGATCCCGATCTCGACCGGCTGAAGGAACTGTTGAAAGAGGCGTCCGAGCTCGGGGATCAGCGCCGTGATGGCGTTCGCGTGCCCAAGGTTCGGCTGTCGTGGTGGGAAGAGCTGCTCTCGCTCGGCATCGTGCAGACCCAGGCCAACGCGTGGTTTCAGGCGGTGCGCCGATCGATCGACAATCCGCCCGCTCCCGCCGAACTGCCGGCGGGCCTGGACGCGAGGCTTCGCCCCTACCAGCTCGAAGGCTTCCGCTGGCTGGCCCATTTGCGCCGGTCCGGGCTGGGTGGCGTGCTGGCCGATGACATGGGCCTGGGCAAGACCGTGCAGGCGCTCGCGATGATCCTGGACGAACGGGAGCACCCCAGCCTGCCCGAGGCGGACGATGACCGCATCCCCGATGAGAAGGTCGTCGATCTGGCCGCCTACCGGGCCAAGGGCAAGAGCGGAGGACCCGGCCACGAGACCCAGGCAGACGGCCACGCCGGGCTATCCGAAAACCCCTCTGCGTCCGATGATCCTCTCGCCAGTTCCGGGACCACCGTCCCGGCAGCCCTGCGCGGCAGTCAGGTGCAAACCGACGTTCCAGTAACGAGCGGTTCGGATGAGTCGCCTGCCATTGAAAGCGCCAGGGCAGCTGCCTCTCCGAATTCTCCTGGCAGCCAGCCTGGTGATCCTCGAGTGTCAACCGAACACGGGGCAATTGGTTGGGCCGATGAGCCCCACCTCGCGCCTTGGCTGGTGGTGGCGCCTACTTCCGTGGTGCCGAACTGGGCGTCCGAGGCGAGAAAGTTCGCACCCGATCTCGATGTCGTGATGATCGAGGCGACCCAGACCCGCCGGGGCGTCCCGCTGAGCGAGATCGCGGCCGAGGCCGATGTGGTGATCACCTCGTACGCGCTGCTGCGGCTGGAGGCCGACGACTACGCGGCCGAACGCTGGGCGGGCATGATCGCCGACGAGGCCCAGAACGCGAAGAACCATGCCTCCAAGGTGTTCGCGGCCGTGAAAGGTGTCGGCGCGCCGGTTACCTACGCAGTCACCGGCACCCCGATGGAGAACAATCTGAACGAGCTATGGGCGATGTTCACCCTGACCGCGCCGGGTTTGCTGGGCAGCCCGAAGCAGTTCCGGGAGAGCTTCCAGCGTCCGATCGAGAAGCAGGCGGACGAGGCTCGCGAGTTGATGTCGGTGCTGCGCCGCCGGATCGCGCCCTTCTTGTTGCGCCGGACGAAGAGCCAGGTCGCGCTCGATCTGCCGCCGAAGCAGGAGCAGGTCATCTCGGTGGAGCTGACGCCCGCGCACCGGCGCATCTACGACCGGCAATTGCAGCGCGAACGCCAGCGTGTGCTTCAGTTGACGGACGACATCGAGCACAACCAGATCGAGGTGCTGGCCGCTCTCACCCGGTTGCGCCAGCTGGCCATTGATCCGAGCTTGGTCGATCAGGGGGACAAAGAGTCGAAGGCGCCTTCCTCGAAATTGGACGCCCTGGTGCCGCTGCTTCAGGAGGCGGCCGGTGAGGGCCACCGGGTGCTGGTGTTCAGCCAATTCACCCGCTATCTGCGCAAGATCGCGGCGCGGCTCGATCACGAGAAGCTCGCCTATTCGTATCTGGACGGCACCACTCCGCACCGCCGCCAGGTGATCGATGGCTTCACCTCGGGCGACGATCCGGTCTTCTTGATCAGCCTGAAGGCCGGCGGCGCGGGCATCAACCTGACCCAGGCCGACTATGCGATTCTCGCCGACCCCTGGTGGAATCCGGCGGTCGAGAATCAGGCCGTCGACCGTACGCACCGGATCGGCCAGACCAAGCCGGTGCATGTCTACCGGATGGTCTCCAAGGACACCATCGAGGAGAAAGTGGTCGCCCTGCAGGACGCGAAACGCGAACTCATTTCAGGAGTGCTGGGCTCGGACGACGACTTCGAGGCGACGCGAGGCAGAGAACGGGGCAACCGCCTGACCGCCGAGGACGTCCGTCTCCTGCTGGAGTGA
- a CDS encoding 5'-methylthioadenosine/adenosylhomocysteine nucleosidase: MLAIIAALEDELSAIVAAARDEGEICSEKVAGVTLLHARLAGRDVLLTLSGVGKVAAATTAAVLAERASGMIHVGTAGGIGKDVNPGDIVIATELLQHDLDARPLWDRWVSPVVGKTRIPADAYLTAALAGAAVGAVAGHRAALASLGLDDPTVRPGLIISGDVFVNTAEGSAKLRSELPDALAVEMEGAAVAQVCAMAGIPFAVARTISDRADQDANVDFPAFLRKIAAPYARDLVVGALKVLD; this comes from the coding sequence ATGCTCGCGATCATCGCAGCGTTGGAGGATGAGCTGTCGGCGATCGTGGCCGCCGCACGTGACGAGGGCGAGATCTGCTCCGAAAAGGTGGCAGGCGTCACGCTGCTGCACGCCCGGCTGGCCGGCCGTGACGTGCTGCTCACGCTGTCGGGGGTCGGTAAGGTTGCCGCAGCCACTACCGCAGCTGTGCTCGCCGAGCGGGCCTCCGGCATGATTCATGTCGGCACCGCCGGGGGTATCGGAAAAGACGTGAACCCCGGCGACATCGTGATCGCCACTGAGCTTCTGCAGCACGACCTGGACGCGCGTCCGCTGTGGGATCGCTGGGTTTCCCCGGTGGTCGGCAAGACGCGCATCCCCGCGGACGCCTACCTGACGGCGGCGCTCGCCGGTGCCGCCGTGGGCGCGGTTGCCGGTCACAGGGCAGCGCTCGCTTCACTCGGGTTGGACGACCCCACCGTGCGTCCGGGATTGATCATCTCCGGAGATGTCTTCGTGAACACTGCCGAAGGATCGGCGAAGTTGCGCAGCGAACTTCCGGACGCCCTGGCGGTCGAGATGGAAGGCGCCGCGGTCGCTCAAGTGTGCGCCATGGCAGGCATTCCATTTGCCGTAGCCAGGACAATCTCAGATCGCGCCGATCAGGATGCGAACGTCGACTTCCCGGCCTTTCTGCGCAAGATCGCCGCCCCCTACGCCCGCGACCTGGTGGTTGGTGCCCTGAAGGTGCTGGACTGA
- a CDS encoding HAD family hydrolase, which produces MPDIRLIASDMDHTLLTEASELPPDFHSYVERLNQAGIVFVAASGRPYFTLKSMFPKGGPGIAYIGDNGGTVTFDGKVLFESLMPTTDYQAMIALTHEQTHGVPIICGIETAYVESHFRTHEQFLRTFYSELTFVDDLGTVSAKADKFTVYCPDADAIERADRVFRPAYEGDFAVTIGGRVWVDIMNPGVSKGHGLRVLASHLGLTPEQMMAFGDTFNDIEMLDEAYYSYAVANAEQEVRDRARFQAASNDEFGVVAVIQKVLAEVARGDSLAADGSRSQSGAESQTAGA; this is translated from the coding sequence ATGCCCGATATCCGCTTGATCGCGTCCGATATGGACCACACGTTGCTTACCGAAGCCAGCGAACTGCCGCCGGACTTCCATAGTTACGTCGAGCGGTTGAATCAGGCTGGGATCGTTTTCGTCGCGGCAAGCGGGCGCCCCTACTTCACGCTGAAGTCGATGTTCCCCAAAGGCGGGCCGGGCATCGCCTACATCGGCGACAACGGCGGAACCGTCACATTTGACGGCAAGGTGCTTTTCGAGTCGTTGATGCCCACCACCGACTACCAGGCGATGATCGCCCTCACCCATGAGCAGACTCATGGCGTCCCGATCATCTGCGGCATCGAGACTGCCTATGTCGAATCCCACTTCCGGACGCACGAACAGTTTCTGCGCACCTTCTACTCCGAACTCACCTTCGTCGACGACCTCGGCACGGTCAGCGCCAAAGCCGACAAGTTCACCGTCTATTGTCCCGATGCGGACGCGATCGAGCGCGCCGACCGCGTCTTTCGCCCGGCTTACGAGGGCGACTTCGCCGTCACCATCGGCGGCAGAGTCTGGGTCGACATCATGAATCCAGGTGTATCAAAGGGTCACGGACTACGGGTTTTGGCGTCCCATCTCGGTTTGACGCCCGAGCAGATGATGGCCTTCGGCGACACGTTCAACGACATCGAGATGCTGGACGAGGCCTACTACTCCTACGCAGTCGCCAACGCCGAGCAGGAGGTGCGCGACCGGGCACGCTTCCAGGCCGCATCGAACGACGAGTTCGGGGTGGTCGCGGTCATTCAAAAGGTCCTCGCCGAGGTCGCGCGGGGCGATTCCCTCGCGGCAGACGGGTCCCGCAGCCAAAGCGGCGCGGAGAGCCAGACAGCAGGGGCCTGA
- a CDS encoding AbrB/MazE/SpoVT family DNA-binding domain-containing protein — translation MATGTITSKGQITIPKSVREDLDLKPGSRVQFVKTADGGYELRREHRPVKKLAGALRYSGPAKSLEEMDQAIASGAEDSQK, via the coding sequence ATGGCGACAGGAACGATAACCAGCAAAGGTCAGATAACAATCCCGAAAAGCGTGCGCGAAGATCTCGATCTGAAACCCGGTAGCCGCGTCCAATTTGTGAAGACTGCCGATGGTGGATACGAGCTGCGCCGGGAGCATCGTCCGGTCAAGAAGTTAGCAGGTGCCCTTCGTTATTCCGGACCTGCGAAATCCCTCGAGGAGATGGACCAGGCGATTGCCAGCGGGGCTGAGGATTCGCAGAAGTGA
- a CDS encoding helix-turn-helix domain-containing protein gives MTSTSVRDYGDQLAGLLEEAGFPRMPARVLMTFVTSESGDLTADQIAQTLGVSPAAVSGAIQYLRSTQLVRVGSLPATRRRIYTLNPAWYTVTLSRATMYGEIQELVREIPAELGPDTAAGKRVAEMADFYAYLARRFPEILEEWRELKNQERPSAS, from the coding sequence GTGACCAGCACATCTGTCCGTGACTATGGAGATCAGCTCGCAGGGTTGTTGGAAGAGGCTGGATTCCCGCGAATGCCTGCGAGGGTATTGATGACGTTTGTGACCAGCGAGAGCGGTGACCTGACGGCTGATCAAATCGCACAGACCTTGGGCGTCAGCCCGGCAGCAGTCTCGGGAGCCATTCAGTACTTACGCTCGACACAACTCGTCCGAGTGGGATCGCTGCCGGCCACCAGACGCCGCATCTACACGCTCAATCCGGCGTGGTACACGGTCACGTTGAGCAGGGCGACGATGTATGGCGAGATCCAGGAATTGGTCCGCGAGATTCCGGCCGAGTTGGGTCCGGACACCGCGGCCGGCAAGCGGGTGGCCGAGATGGCCGATTTCTACGCCTATCTGGCACGAAGGTTCCCCGAGATTCTCGAGGAGTGGCGGGAGCTCAAGAATCAGGAACGTCCGTCTGCTTCGTAA